One Arthrobacter sp. StoSoilB20 DNA segment encodes these proteins:
- a CDS encoding peptidase E, with the protein MAAGHPTILATSGGYKPGGRTRIEFNHLMHYAVELSGVTGRAPRVTHLGTASGDQRWWAAEMDQAARIAGFDFSHLNLFTMPNIEDPEAHLLEQDVVWVHGGSVVNLLAVWRAHGLDEILRKAWESGVVLAGVSAGSICWYQGGVTDSFGPELQPVTNALGFLPYGNGVHYDSELRRAPAIHRLVANGTLGETHCTDDGVGLVYRGTELVEVVSEMKNKAAFRVTAGAGESVDAVAVEERLESRFLG; encoded by the coding sequence ATGGCTGCTGGGCACCCCACCATTCTGGCGACATCCGGCGGCTACAAGCCGGGAGGCCGCACCAGGATCGAGTTCAACCACTTGATGCACTATGCGGTGGAGTTGTCCGGCGTCACGGGCCGGGCGCCCCGCGTCACACATCTCGGCACGGCGTCGGGTGACCAACGTTGGTGGGCCGCCGAAATGGACCAGGCTGCCCGCATTGCCGGCTTCGATTTCAGCCATCTCAACCTTTTCACCATGCCAAATATTGAGGATCCTGAAGCCCATCTGCTGGAGCAGGACGTGGTATGGGTCCATGGCGGTTCAGTGGTGAACCTGCTGGCGGTCTGGCGTGCCCACGGACTGGATGAAATCCTGCGAAAGGCCTGGGAAAGCGGCGTGGTGCTGGCCGGGGTCTCCGCCGGCTCCATCTGTTGGTACCAGGGCGGTGTTACCGACTCTTTTGGCCCTGAACTTCAGCCGGTCACCAACGCACTCGGCTTCCTCCCCTACGGCAACGGAGTCCACTATGACTCTGAACTGCGGCGCGCACCGGCCATCCACCGGCTCGTGGCCAACGGCACGTTGGGCGAGACGCACTGCACGGACGACGGCGTAGGGCTGGTTTACCGTGGCACCGAACTTGTGGAGGTGGTGTCCGAGATGAAGAACAAAGCGGCCTTCCGCGTGACGGCAGGGGCCGGCGAGAGCGTGGATGCTGTTGCTGTGGAGGAACGGTTGGAGTCGCGTTTCCTTGGCTGA
- a CDS encoding rhodanese-like domain-containing protein — protein sequence MSDFDTVPVGDIPADASILDVREDYEWVAGHAEGARHIPLDQLPARLDELDPDDDLFVICRTGGRSFRAVQWLVGQGYSAVNVAGGMDMWFEAGKPMVSDNGLKPVVL from the coding sequence ATGAGCGACTTCGATACCGTGCCTGTGGGCGACATTCCGGCCGACGCCAGCATTCTGGACGTCCGCGAAGACTACGAGTGGGTGGCCGGCCACGCTGAGGGCGCCCGCCACATTCCCTTGGATCAGTTGCCTGCCCGCTTGGACGAGCTTGATCCTGACGACGACCTCTTTGTCATCTGCCGGACCGGTGGCCGTTCCTTCCGTGCGGTCCAGTGGCTGGTGGGCCAGGGCTACTCGGCAGTGAATGTGGCCGGCGGCATGGATATGTGGTTCGAGGCCGGAAAGCCAATGGTTTCGGACAACGGGTTGAAGCCGGTTGTCCTCTAG